CAAGTAAGATTAGTTTAGATATTTACAATCTTTTAGGGCAAAAAATAGTTTCACTTGTAGATAATTTATTACAAAATAGCGGTAAACATCAAATTGTATGGAATGGAAAAGATCAATACGGTAATGCATTAGCAAGTGGTACTTATTTCTACAGATTAAATGCTAATAATAACGTAATAACTAAAAAAATGATGCTGATTAAATAATCATTTGGTGCAGCAGAATTTAACCTCTGCTGCACTTAAAAATTTTAAGATTAATTGAGGTAGTGATGTTCAAATCTTTACTAAAGACAATTATAATAATAATAGTTTTTACTTTTGATTTTATTGCCCAAAACTCTGAAACTAAAATTCAAGTTTATGGAATTGGATCAATCCCGATTGGACCTTATGGCGAGACAATTGGAAGTTCAATTGAATTAACAAGAAAAAGCGGTCTTGATTACGGCTCAGATGTAGGGTTGGCAATTTTTGGTTATGGGATTGGTGCCGAAATAAGCTCACCAGTATTGATTGATGGTTTGGCTTGGCAATTTGGTACAAAGTTTCTTTTAAATCCAACTGATAATTCTGATGTTACTGAAGCATTTAGTTCGGATGTAAGAATACTTAACGATTTAGTTTTAAAAACTGGTAATTGGATTAATATTCCGATTGTCTCAGGTTTCAGTTATGGAATCAACTTATTTTCAAAGTTTAATTTTTATTTACAACTTCAAGCTGGAATTAATATAAGTGATCAACCGGAAAGAAAGGCAACTTATCAAAATGTTATTGTTGAAGAAGTTAAATATAATACATTAGTTGATTTTGCATTTGAAACGGCAATAAGCATTGATTATGATGAATTTTATACTTTAAGTGTAAGGTATATAAATCTTAATTCTCCAAGATATGAAGGCACAAGATATTTAAACGAAAAATTATTTCCGGAAATATCCACAAGAAATTTTATTATTGCTGCTGAAGAAAAACCAGTGGAGATGTTATTATTTACTTTTGGTTTAAAGTTTTAATAAAAATATGGGAAAAAGTTCTACAATTTTTGATATTGCCAATAAACAAAACATCTCTATTGCAACTGTTTCAAAAGCGTTAAGTAATAATTCCGGAATATCAGAAATAACCAAAAAAAATGTTCTGAAAGCAGCCGATGATTTAAGTTATATGCCAAATTATTGGGCAAAAAATTTAGTTAATCTCAAATCAAATTTAATTGGTCTTATTGTTCCGAATCTAAAAAATAGTTATTTACAATTATTAGTTGATTCTTTATATGAGCAGGCAGATTTAAGAAATTTTAATATTATTCTATCTATTTCAAAAAATATTCCTTCAACAGAAATTAATCAAATTCATAAAATACTTGCTTACAATCCTTTAGGTTTTATAATAGTTTCGGAAAATTATATTAAAGAAGATTTTGATTTTTTAAATAAAAAAAATATTCCTATCGTGTTTATAAATCCAAGATTTCGAAATATTAATTTTAACTCAATTGTTGTTGATTATTCAAATGGTGCTTACCAGATAATTACTAAAGCAATCAACGAAGGCGTTAATAATTTAGCATGTTTTTGCAATGGATTAAGCAATTCAAGTGAGAATGAAAAATTTAACGGCTTCATAAATGCGATAGTGGACAAAAAAAAATCAATAAATCTTGAATGGATTAATTACGGAGATTTTAGTTATGAAAAGATATTCAATATTCTTGTTGAATTTAAAAAATTAAATAAACTTCCGGAAATAATATTTATTACGAACGAAGAATATACAATTTGGATAATATCGATCCTCGAGAAACTTAATTTAAAGATAGGTGAAGATATTGATTTAATATATTATGGTGAAGGTTCGGAATTTCGAACATTTATAACTCCATATTGTTTAATCAAACAGCCGATTGAATTGATATCTATAAGTTCAATTAATATTATAGCTGAACAAGCAGACAAAAAATTACCATATAAACCAATTATTAAAAAACTATTTAGTAAAAATGTATACCGTCAACTTAGAAAAGTTGAAACCACATAAAATTTAAAAACTTAATTAAAAAATATTTTTAGCCATTTACTTAAATGCGAATATTCATTTTTATACTATTAATTTCTATAAAAATCATAGGTCAAAATCAATCGACAAAAATTGATATTATTCCTCAAAGAATAATTTTAAATTTAACTGAATTGCCCGCTACAGAACTTGCCGTTACTTGGATGACAAAAGACTCTGTTGAAAATTCACTGATACAAATTTCCAAAGCAAAACCTTGGGCTGATTTTGTTGATTCTGTTTTTTCATATAATGCTTTTTCGTCCAGTTTGAATAATGGTAAAAGTAAAAATGTTTTTTTCCATTCTGTAAAAATTTCAGAATTATTACCTGATACAAAATATGTATATAGAGTAGGAGGGGATTCTATCTGGAGTGAATGGAATCAGTTTAAAACTTCAAATAATAAAAATGAGGAATTCGAATTTACATACTTTGGGGATATGCAACATGATGTTAAAAAGTTTGGCTCACGTGTTTTTCGAAAGGCAATTCAAACTTCTCCAAATTCAAGTTTTTGGCTTTTTAGTGGTGATTTACTTGATAGAGCAGAATTTGATTATCAATGGGAAGAATATTTTCAAGCAACAAGTTTCATATCTTCAATTATGCCGGCAGTATTTGCTGCAGGAAACCATGAATATGCAGATACAATAATTAATGGAAACGAAACGGAAATATTAGCTGAACTATGGAAATCACATATAACGCAACCAAGTTGTAGCATTAAAGGATTAGATGAAACAGTATTTAGTTTCGAATTTCAAGGTGTTCGATTTATAATTTTAAATGGAAATGAAAAACTTGAAGAACAAGCAAAATGGCTTGAACAAATTTTAGAAAATAATAATTCAATTTGGACTATTGTTACAATTCATCAGCCTATTTATTCAATGGGGAAGAATAGAGATCAAAGAAAAACTAAAAATGCATTTGTTTCTTTGTTTGATAAATATAATGTTGATATAGTGTTACAAGGACATGATCATGTTTATGCAAGAACACACAAAATAAAAAATGATAAAATAGTTAATAATTCTGAACATGGTACCGTATACATTACATCAAATTCCGGTTCAGATTCATATTCGGCAAAAAGTTTAAATTCACATTTAACAGTTAAACATGCCAATAGTGCTCAACTTTTTCAAGTAATATCGATTAAGAAAAGAAATCTACAGATGTGTACATATACAGCAACTGGAGAATTATATGATAAATTCGAATTAACAAAATAAGTGAAGAAAATAAAAAGGAATAATAAATGAATAATTTCATTTTAAAAATATTAATATTTATTTTTATCGTAAACTTGAATTATGCTCAAGATAATAAAATACCTGAACGAATCATTATTACTCTTACAGAAACACCAACAAATAGTATGGCAGTTAATTGGAGAACAGTTGAAGAAATTATGAAACCTGAAGTTCAAGTGGCAGAGCCAACTGCTTGGACGGAGTTTGAATCGAATACAAAATCGTTTAATGTTTTGAGTAAAAAATTATTAACTGATAAAAAAGTTGAAGTAAATGAATATTCGGCAAGAATGATTGATTTAAAACCAAATACCCTTTATGCTTATAGAGTTGGTGGTGACTCAGTTTGGAGTGAATGGAACCAATTCAGAACAGCGGAAGATACAATTGCTCCGTTTAAATTTGTTTATTTTGGTGATCCGCAAAATGATTTAAAGCAGCATTGTTCACGTGTGTTTAGAGGCTTTTAAAAATACACCAGACGCATCATTCTGGTTGTTTGCGGGAGATATTGTATCAGAGCCGGAAGATGAACAATATGAAGAATTATTTTATGCAGGTGGATTTATTTTTGGTACAATGCCTTCAATTATTGTAACTGGAAATCATGATATTGGCTATTTAATGGAGAATGGCAAAATTGTAAGAGATAAAAAAGGTAAAAAACAACGAGGAAATAAAGTTGCAGAAATGTGGAAAGAGCAATTTACATTACCGGAAAACGGAATTGCTGAATATAATGAAACATCATATTCTATTGATTATCAAGGCGTAAGATTCATAATTGTTAATACAAATGATGAAAAAGATTTATCTTTACAAATTCCTTGGTTGGAAAATTTACTTAAAAATAATATTAATAAGTGGACTGTTGTTGCTTTTCACCATCCAATTTATTCGGCTGGAAGAGATAGAGATGATGATGATACAAGGAATGCTTTTCTTCCACTTTTTGATAAATATGGAGTTGATCTGGTGTTAACCGGTCACGATCATGCTTACGCAAGAAGTTACAAAATTAAAAATGGCGAAAGAGTTGGAGAAGATGAATCTGGAACAGTTTATGTGGTTTCTGTATCTGGACCTAAAATGTATTCTGTAAATTCTAACTATAATCATATTATGGCAAAAACCGGAGGAAATGTTCAACTATTCCAAACGATTTCTATAAATAATAATATTCTAAATTATGAATCACTCACTGTAACTGGTGAACTTTACGATTCTTTTGAATTAAAGAAATAGCCAATTTAAAATATTAGGAGTACGATGAAATCCAAAACTGCTATAATTATTAGTATTCTGCTATTAAATTTTTCTATATATGCGCAACAAACTGTTAATTTAAAAAAAGAATATTTTGAAACACTAACAGTTTTAACGGAAGCTTTATTGTCTCTTCAAGAGAATGAAAATATGAGTTTAGATTTTGGCGCAATATCTTGTCCTTCATGTAATATTTTACATACACGTGCGGCTGAAGCAGTATTTCCATTTGCTATAATGTATAGAGAAACAAATGATTCTAAATATTTAAGTGCAGCAAAATCCCTTGGCAATTGGTTAATATCGCAACAACTTGAAGAGGGGCAATGGAAAGAAACACCGTGGGAATGGACAGGAACAACAGCAGATCAGCTTTTAATGATGAGTTTGGCTTATCCAATTATTGAGGAACAATTATCTTCTTCAGAAAAAGTGAATTGGAAAAAATCAATTAAAAATGCTGCTGACTATTTAGTTAAATATATGAGTCCGGATTTTGCAAGCCTTAATTACAATCCAACAACAGCGGCTTGCATGATGACAACTTATCAATTGATTCCAGATCAAAAATATAAAGATAAAGCCAAAATATTAGCTGATTGGACTATTGCAAAAATGGATGAAGATGGTTTTCTGGTTGGTGAAGCTGCAAGATCATTTGGAGTAAAATATGGAGTTGATTTAGGTTATGAGATGGACATGTCACTGTGGGGTTTAGAATTATATGCTAAACTTAATAATGATGGAGAAGTTCATAATACAGTAAAAAGATCTTTAGAGAAAAACCTCAACTTTGTTTATCCCAATGGTGCAATTGATGGATCATGGGGAAGCAGATGTTACAAATGGACAACTTTTGGAAGTAAAACTGCTGACGGAAGCCAAATTCTTTTTAGTTTGTTTGCTGATGAAGATCACCGATATGCAACCGCTTCAATTAGAAACCTTAACTATTTACGTACAATGATTAAAGATGGCTTAATTGGTAATGGTCCGCACTTCTGGGATATTATGCCAGATAAACTTTGTAACTATCCGACTTTTGCAAGAGCAAAAAATTTAGCACTTTCAATATTTTATACTGATAAAAACGAATTTGATCTTACACCGATTCCATCAGATATTTCAAATTGGTACCATTTTTATCCGACTGTTAATACGCTTGTTGCAAGATCAAAAAATTTTATGACTACTATTTCCGCTTATGAATATAAGGATTTGACAAATACAAATAATGGGCAGTATAATCAACACCCAACCGGTGGTTCGACTTGCAACATATGGCTCAAGGATTTTGGTTTTCTACAAACTTCAAGCCAAACAAAATATATTAGAGGAGAAACCGTGCATATGCCAATAATGAGTGATACTGTAATTGCACTTACTCCAAGAATTGAGTTTACAAATGAAAATGGATATTTCACAAATCTTTACGAATTTGAAGGCAGAGTAAAAGTAGGTGATGTTGAAAATGGTTTAGTGAAAATAAAAACTGTCGGTGAATTAAAAAACGAGCAATGGTTTCAAGGAGGAGTTGGTTATACTTTGGAACATCTTATAACAGATAACTATATTGAAAAAACAGTTACAATATTTTTTCATGATCGTAACCCAGAAGTAAAAATAATTGAACCAATTGTTGAATCGGAAGGAACAGAAATTCAAATCATTTCAAAGAAAAAAGCTATAGTAAAAGGAATGAAAGTGAATGTAATGTTTGAATTAATTAGTGATGATTTTGAATTAAGTATTGCAGATAATGCAGATAGATATTTATTCCCTTTCCCTGCAATGAAATGTTTTCCAATAGTTATCAAAGTTAATAAGCCTTTAAGCGGTTATGAACAAGAAATAAAATATAGAATTAGTCTTGTTGAATAATTGAAATATTTATTAAATATAAATTCAGAACAATAAGTATTCTAATAAATTGTAAATATATTTTTTGATCATCAAATCTGATTTTTATAATTGTTTTTTGTGAAATGGACTAAGAAATAAATATAATTTTAAGGAGTGACTAATGAGTAATCTAACAAGAAGAGATTTTATTAAAGTTGGTTCAGCGGCAGGAGCTGGAATATTACTAACCAATAATATTTTTGCAAACTCAATGAATAATTTAGATAGAAAAAAAAGATTTGCAATTGTGGGAGTTGGTCACAGAACAGAAATGTGGCAAGAAGCACTTTATAAGGATTATAAAGATAATTGTGAAGTGGTTGGTTTTTGCGATACAAACCTTGGAAGACTTAATCTATATAAATCCTATGCAAAAGAACTCACAGGAAGTGATATACCTATTTATTTAGATAATGAGTTTGATAAAATGATAAACGAAACCAAACCAGATACGGTAATTGTTACAACAATTGATGGTATGCATCACAAATATATTATTAGAGCAATGGAATTAAATTGCGATGTAATTACTGAAAAACCAATGACAATAGATGAAATAAAATGCCAACAAATTATTGATGCTCAGCATAAATACAAAAAAAAAGTTTTAGTTAGTTTTAATTATCGATATTCACCAGTTAGAACTCAAGTAAAAGATTTGTTAATGAACGATACGATTGGTGATATTCTTTCAGTTGATTTTCATTGGATGTTAAATACACAGCATGGTGCCGATTACTTTAGGCGTTGGCATAGTCAAAAAGAGGTTTCTGGTGGTTTGATGGTTCACAAGGCAACTCATCATTTTGATTTAGTAAATTGGTGGCTTTCAGCAATTCCGGTAACAGTTTATGCAAATGGTAAAAAAGAATTCTATACTCCTGAAATGGCAAAAAGATTTGGTTTATCAAATTACCACGAAAGGTGTCATACTTGTCCGGAAAAAAATACTTGCGGATTTGAATTAAAATTAGCTTCTAATAAAAGATTAAAAAAACTTTATCTTGATAATGAGCATCATGACAATTATTACAGAGATAAATGTGTTTTTAGACCAGATATTTCAATTGAAGATACTATGAATGTTATAGTTAAGTACAATACAAATGTAACACTTAGCTATTCACTTAATGCATTTAATTCTTGGGAAGGATATTATATAATATTTAATGGTACAAAAGGAAGGTTAGAACATAAGATAGAAGAAGGAATTTATGTAGCTGGAGATGGCAATGAACAAGGCGGAATTAAAGATGGAGGAGCTTTCATTAAAATATTTCCTTTAAGAGGTCCTTCTTATGATGTGGAAATTTGGGAAGGCACAGGAGGACATGGCGGAGGCGATGATATTATGTTAAAAGATATTTTTGGTTCTTCAAAAGAAAATGATAAATATTTAAGATTTGCTGATCATAGAGCAGGAGCTTATTCCATTCTTACTGGTATTGCAGCAAACCATTCAATGGCAACCGGGAAAGAAATATTAATTGCGGATCTCGTAAAAAATATTGAAATACCGGAATTTACTGAAATGCCAAACCACCATGATTCAATAATAATGCCTCAAAAATATTAATAAAATTAAATGCTGAATTTAATAATTCATTTAAGTTCGGCAAATTTATTGTTTAAGAAAAATAAACATTATTATATAAATGATAACTATTAATAAACTTATCTCCATTTTCAAATGAACAAATTAAAAATCGTCATTATATTTGTTTATTTCATTCAGTTACAAACTTTAATTTCTCAACAAAACATATTTGATGAAATTCAACTTATACCTTCACCCCAAAAAATAATTTGGCAATCCGGAAGTTTTGAGATAAATAAATTCACAAAAATAGATTCAATAAAAAATGCTAAAATTTCTGTTGATTTTTTAAACGACAAATTAACCAAAACTTTAGGATTCAAATTATTATTCAAAAATGATTCAAAAGATAATTCCATTGAATTTATTTTAGATCCATCTCTTTTGCAATATGGGAAGGAAGCTTATAAGCTCGAAGTAAATCCAAATAAAATTGTAATTTCCGCTAATTGCGATGTTGGATTTTTTTATGCAGTTCAAACTTTATTACAATTATTACCAAGTGAATTTGCTGGGGATATTAAATTAAATATCAATAAAGTTTTTATCCCAAGTGTTACTATCTTAGATTTTCCGAAGTATGAGTGGCGAAGTTTTATGTTGGATTCAGGCAGACAATTTCAATCCATCGATTTCATAAAAAGATATTTGGATTATTTGGCTATGATGAAAATAAATGTATTTCACTGGCATCTTACTGAAGGTCAAGGTTGGAGGATTCAAATTGACCAATATCCAAAACTTCATGAAATTGGTTCACGCGTTGCTTTTGGTGAAGAACAACAAGGTTATTACTCAAAGGAAGACATAAAAGAAATTGTAAATTATGCTGCAAAAAGATTTATTACAATTGTTCCAGAAATTGATGTCCCCGGACATGCAGAAGCTGCTTTAATTGCATATCCAGAATTGAGCTGCACAAAAAAGGCTCCTGAATCAGTCATGGGTTTTTCATCAAATATTTTTTGCGGAGGGAATGAAGAAACTTATATTTTCATGCAAAATGTTCTTGATGAAGTTTGTGAATTATTCCCCGGAGAATATATTCATTTGGGAGGCGATGAAGCACCAAAGGAACATTGGGATAAATGTTCATTTTGTCAGAAGAAAATAATAGATGAGCAATTAAAAAATTCGAATGAACTTCAAGTTTATTTTTCATCAAGATTGGCGAATTATTTAAGACTGAAATCAAAAAAAATAATACTGTGGGGAGATGTTATTGAAGAGAGTGCTTTTAAATTACCAGAGAATGTTATTATCTATTGGTGGAACTTTAGAAAAATGCAAGATTTAGCACTCCAAAACGCGAGAAAAATTGGCAACAAAATAATTTGCGGAACCAACTATTATACATATCTAAACTATCCTGTAACACCTTGGTCCAAATATAATCAAGATCGAACGTTTGACATTCGGGATGTTTATGAATCCAATCCTTCAAATATTAAAAATCCGGATTCACTAATAATTGGAATGGGAACAAGTTTATGGACAGACTGGAATGTTACGATGGAAATGATAGATAAAAGAGTGTTTCCAAGAGTTTTAGTTTTGGCAGATCAGATGTGGGGAAGTGAAAAGGAAATTCCTTTTGAAGTTTATTATAAAAATATTAAGAAATTTTATCCAAGATTAAAATCACTTGGAATAGATTATGGTCCGGCTCTTAGAAATGAAGTTCCCCCAAATTTCAGTTGGGATTAAAAACTATTAAAAATTAATTTTGAGATAATATGCGCACGTTAATTAATAATTTAAACTATTTTGAAATTGCGAAGAATAATACAATATCAAAAGAAAGGATAATCTCTGTGGATGCCTTGCGTGGGTTTGATATGTTTTGGATTATCGGCGGTAAAAAAATTATTAAAGGTTTAGACAAAGCTTTAGACAATTCGGTAACAAATTTTATTTATTCACAGCTTGATCATGCGGAATGGTTAGGTTTAACATTCTATGATATTATTATGCCGCTTTTTTTATACCTTGTTGGAATTTCGATGGTTTACTCCTTTAGAAAAAGGCTTAATTCTGATAAATCAAAAATAAATTTATGGAAACATATTTTTATTAGAATATTTTGGCTTTGGATTTTAGGAATGATGGTTCAAGGTAAATTATTAACTTATGATATAAATGAAATAAAACTTTATAGCAATACACTTCAAGCAATTGCAGCGGGTTATCTAATTTCTGCAATTATAATTTTAAATTTTTCAGTTATTAAACAAATCTTTGCAACACTTGGATTG
The nucleotide sequence above comes from Ignavibacteriota bacterium. Encoded proteins:
- a CDS encoding beta-N-acetylhexosaminidase, giving the protein MNKLKIVIIFVYFIQLQTLISQQNIFDEIQLIPSPQKIIWQSGSFEINKFTKIDSIKNAKISVDFLNDKLTKTLGFKLLFKNDSKDNSIEFILDPSLLQYGKEAYKLEVNPNKIVISANCDVGFFYAVQTLLQLLPSEFAGDIKLNINKVFIPSVTILDFPKYEWRSFMLDSGRQFQSIDFIKRYLDYLAMMKINVFHWHLTEGQGWRIQIDQYPKLHEIGSRVAFGEEQQGYYSKEDIKEIVNYAAKRFITIVPEIDVPGHAEAALIAYPELSCTKKAPESVMGFSSNIFCGGNEETYIFMQNVLDEVCELFPGEYIHLGGDEAPKEHWDKCSFCQKKIIDEQLKNSNELQVYFSSRLANYLRLKSKKIILWGDVIEESAFKLPENVIIYWWNFRKMQDLALQNARKIGNKIICGTNYYTYLNYPVTPWSKYNQDRTFDIRDVYESNPSNIKNPDSLIIGMGTSLWTDWNVTMEMIDKRVFPRVLVLADQMWGSEKEIPFEVYYKNIKKFYPRLKSLGIDYGPALRNEVPPNFSWD
- a CDS encoding fibronectin type III domain-containing protein, whose protein sequence is MNNFILKILIFIFIVNLNYAQDNKIPERIIITLTETPTNSMAVNWRTVEEIMKPEVQVAEPTAWTEFESNTKSFNVLSKKLLTDKKVEVNEYSARMIDLKPNTLYAYRVGGDSVWSEWNQFRTAEDTIAPFKFVYFGDPQNDLKQHCSRVFRGF
- a CDS encoding metallophosphoesterase, with protein sequence MCLEAFKNTPDASFWLFAGDIVSEPEDEQYEELFYAGGFIFGTMPSIIVTGNHDIGYLMENGKIVRDKKGKKQRGNKVAEMWKEQFTLPENGIAEYNETSYSIDYQGVRFIIVNTNDEKDLSLQIPWLENLLKNNINKWTVVAFHHPIYSAGRDRDDDDTRNAFLPLFDKYGVDLVLTGHDHAYARSYKIKNGERVGEDESGTVYVVSVSGPKMYSVNSNYNHIMAKTGGNVQLFQTISINNNILNYESLTVTGELYDSFELKK
- a CDS encoding metallophosphoesterase family protein; the protein is MRIFIFILLISIKIIGQNQSTKIDIIPQRIILNLTELPATELAVTWMTKDSVENSLIQISKAKPWADFVDSVFSYNAFSSSLNNGKSKNVFFHSVKISELLPDTKYVYRVGGDSIWSEWNQFKTSNNKNEEFEFTYFGDMQHDVKKFGSRVFRKAIQTSPNSSFWLFSGDLLDRAEFDYQWEEYFQATSFISSIMPAVFAAGNHEYADTIINGNETEILAELWKSHITQPSCSIKGLDETVFSFEFQGVRFIILNGNEKLEEQAKWLEQILENNNSIWTIVTIHQPIYSMGKNRDQRKTKNAFVSLFDKYNVDIVLQGHDHVYARTHKIKNDKIVNNSEHGTVYITSNSGSDSYSAKSLNSHLTVKHANSAQLFQVISIKKRNLQMCTYTATGELYDKFELTK
- a CDS encoding LacI family DNA-binding transcriptional regulator → MGKSSTIFDIANKQNISIATVSKALSNNSGISEITKKNVLKAADDLSYMPNYWAKNLVNLKSNLIGLIVPNLKNSYLQLLVDSLYEQADLRNFNIILSISKNIPSTEINQIHKILAYNPLGFIIVSENYIKEDFDFLNKKNIPIVFINPRFRNINFNSIVVDYSNGAYQIITKAINEGVNNLACFCNGLSNSSENEKFNGFINAIVDKKKSINLEWINYGDFSYEKIFNILVEFKKLNKLPEIIFITNEEYTIWIISILEKLNLKIGEDIDLIYYGEGSEFRTFITPYCLIKQPIELISISSINIIAEQADKKLPYKPIIKKLFSKNVYRQLRKVETT
- a CDS encoding Gfo/Idh/MocA family oxidoreductase codes for the protein MNNLDRKKRFAIVGVGHRTEMWQEALYKDYKDNCEVVGFCDTNLGRLNLYKSYAKELTGSDIPIYLDNEFDKMINETKPDTVIVTTIDGMHHKYIIRAMELNCDVITEKPMTIDEIKCQQIIDAQHKYKKKVLVSFNYRYSPVRTQVKDLLMNDTIGDILSVDFHWMLNTQHGADYFRRWHSQKEVSGGLMVHKATHHFDLVNWWLSAIPVTVYANGKKEFYTPEMAKRFGLSNYHERCHTCPEKNTCGFELKLASNKRLKKLYLDNEHHDNYYRDKCVFRPDISIEDTMNVIVKYNTNVTLSYSLNAFNSWEGYYIIFNGTKGRLEHKIEEGIYVAGDGNEQGGIKDGGAFIKIFPLRGPSYDVEIWEGTGGHGGGDDIMLKDIFGSSKENDKYLRFADHRAGAYSILTGIAANHSMATGKEILIADLVKNIEIPEFTEMPNHHDSIIMPQKY